The window AAGTgactttggggaaccaaaagtggttcttctatggcattgaCTCAAAACCTACggttggaacctttatttttaagagtgatgTACATCATTCACATCATCTTAGAGCTCATTGTCGGTTCACTGCATTCGGTAAAAGTACTTGAGTTTTCTCTTAGTACATTGAACCCAGCGACTGATTTTTTGCCAATCTGGTTTGACCGGAAtcgaggtttttttttttttgaaagaccTTCTGCAGAATCAATTTTAGATGATTCCTGAACTTTACGCCAACAAAAACGTAAAACACAGGGTTCAAGCAACAGTGCGAAAAAGCTAACATTCGGCAAGCATAATATGCATAGTCAAGATTAATGCTTACTGTACAGTCTGTGAATGGCTTGATATTCTGATCAGTCAAAGATTTTAAGAACATAACAATGTTATATGGAGCCCAACCAATAAAAAACACCAGTGCAATGCAGAATATTAGTCTAACAGTCTTGTGTCTCTTATTGGTTCGAGATTTTGTTATTGTCCGAAGCATTCTGCCATAGCAATAACCCATGATTAGAAATGCAATGAAgaaaaaagcattttgaaaatatgtgATGCCAGATTTCATTTCAACACTGTCATATTCACAGTACGTACTATTAAAATGTGGTATAACTTTGCTATAAAGTGAACCAAGAAGTGAAACCGCTCCGCTCAGGATCCAAATGATAATTGGAGCGACTGAAAATCCTCTGCATTTCTCCCAGTCAGACAgaggatgaaccactgccatGTAACGCTGAACGGTCATGAGAGTCAAGAACAACACACTGCTGTAAAAGCCaacataaaacagaaacttCACCGCTTTACAGCCACCGTCTCCAAACGTCCAACCCCAGATGTAGTACGAGGCCCAGAATGGAAGTCCAAACGTGAACAGCAAATCTGACAGAGCTACATTGAGGATGAACACGTTGGTCAGGGATTTGAGACTCTCGTAGAGCGCCAGGATGACCAGAACGAGGATGTTACCGATGCAGCTTAACAGAACAACTATTGTGAAAAACACTGGAATAATAATGGATCCAACTTTCACCACCTCTTCTTTGACACACAACTCATTGCCATATTCATTTTCTGGGGTATAGTAGTCAGGGTCCATTGTCTCCTCATAAGTCATGTTGTTCTGAAACAACACAAACTACTTCAGTTAGACCAGATCAGATTTGCCCAGGTTCAGTTCTTTACTCTTTTCTGTAAAGAATCAACTCAAACATGAATAAAATCTGCCTTTTCATTAGcacagaaaaagaagaaaaagaacaagaaaagaagaaagttatattaATCAGTTTATCTAAATGTATTCCAGTGACAAATTACTAAATACAGCCTGACATTTAGTTCTTACCTGCTGCTCTTTCCACTGTGTCTTTAACTAAATTGAATCAAACTAATTTGATAGGAAATGAAACCATTGTCCCCATTAAGTTTTGAGTTCTTGAGCAGACCAAATGTGAAAGAGGTTTCTGTATTTATAGTGGAGAAGttcctccttttttttttttttttttactcacttacatacacatactgtacactgaaaaaaatgacataGAAACCATTTTCACTCAGATAAAaagagtctggatttgaatgtggctactgttgaaGCACATctgaagctggttccagctacggctggcgtaacagctgaaagcagactctccttgctttgagtgaacccttggtattccTAAGTGACTTGATCcagatgatctgagtgatctgttaggtttatattctgtGAGCATATCTGCAAGTAAGAAGGactaaaatagtattttcttgtaaaacaaactccaataatctttgttttccaaaaaaaaaaaaaaaaaaaaaagaaagaaagaaaaaaagtacaatGTACAGAGAAAGTGGCCTTGCCAAGACTTTTGTTTGTTACACAGAAATATCACATTTaagtaataaaatacaaaataaaagaatagTGGTTTGCTcttggttttaattttttaattctatattatattatattatattatattatattatattatattatattatattatattatattatattatattatattatattattatagcaCATCTCTACAATTATGGCGGCATTATAATGCCATTAAAAACCGAGCGCACACCTGATGCTTGCGCGCGCAGTAAATCACTTCCGCGAGAGGATAACAGATCTGCACGCGAGGAAACGGGAGCCCGCGAGCTCGTTTTAAACCCGCGCGCGTGCATGACATCTCCTCTGCGCGCAAATCAAGCCCTCGCGTGCTCGAAAACGACTCGCAGCACGCACGCGCTCGATCTTCTATTTCGCTCGCTCgcttttaaactgtatttattgactgattgattgcattattattatatgtcctTACCAGATCCTATAttaacttgatttattattatttttatggagctGTAGCTGCTGGGGAAAAATGATAACACATAGTTATTGTTGCTGTAGTTCACCGCTATTACCACTTTACTTCCACTAAACAGTATCCATGTTTacccagccaaaattatatcagTTCTCAGAACTACAGAAATGTGAAAAGTGTGATTCTAAATCCAAAATTGCTTCATGTGGCTTTAGATGAAAGATAAATCACTTGTTCATATCAGTAAGCAAGAGCTGTTGTGTAAGCTTTTTGTTAATTACCACTTTACTTCCACTAAACAGTATCCATGTTTacccagccaaaattatatcagTTCTGAGAACTACAGAAATGTGAAAAGTGTGATTCTAAATCCAAAATTGCTTCATGTGGCTTTAGATGAAAGATAAATCACTTGTTCATATCAGTAAGCAAGAGTTGTTGTGTAAGCTTTTTGTTAACATTCTTTGTCAGTTTAATATATTGTCAGGttaatatattttccattaaatACAGTATGAAAGGGTTTCAGCACTTTACCCCATTGAAAAGTTGCAGTTAAAGTTAAGATACAGTACACAGTATGAATgaataagaccttcgttaatcttcagaatggttcaatattaatattataaagcgacgagaatatttttgttgcgccacgtgactttggcgctccgaaccgctgattcgacacacaaGATTCATAACACttcgaagcttcctgaagcagcgtattgaaatcggccatcactatataaatcactgttttgtttttttggagcacacaaaatattctcgtggctttataatattaatattgaaccactgaactcacatgaactgatttaaatatgtttttagtacattaatggatcttgagagagaaaatgtcattgctggctatggaggcctcactgagccttcggatttcaacaaaaatatcttaatttgtgttctttaACTGCAACTTTTCAATGGGGTAAAGTGCTGAAACCCTTTCATACTGTatttaatggaaaatatattaaCCTGGCAATATATTAACTGACAAAGAATGTTAACAAAAAGCTTACACAACAACTCTTGCTTACTGATATGAACAAGTGATTTATCTTTCATCTAAAGCCACATGAAGCAATTTTGGATTTAGAATCACACTTTTCACATTTCTGTAGTTCTCAGAACTGATATACATGTTTAAAACGAGCTCGCGGGCTCCCGTTTCCTCGCGtgcaggggtgcgtttcccgaaagcatcgttggtgaaccatggtcgtaagtcccattgaactctattggtaacgacggaacttgcgaccatagttcgctttgggaaacgcacccctgatctGCTATCCTCTCGCGGAAGTGATTTACTGCGCGCGCAAGCATCAGTTGTGCGCTCGGTTATTAATGGCATTATAATGCCGCCATATACAATGAATGGCACGTCTTGTGCGCTTAACCAAACTGTAGGCGGGGCTTTATTCAGTAGTCCAATAAAAAATGAACTCGGCTCTGAAGCCCGCCCTCCTTGGCGGAAATTTCTGTCAATCAATAGACTAGCATGCTAGGTTGTAATGTATAATGGTAAACTAAAAGTGGATTTGACGGGATTCTCACAAAAGCCCAAGTATGTCAGTTTATTTTATCACTTTCAAGACCTTCATCAAGGTTTAACAAACTTCCAGCTGTAATACATACATGTTGACTTCAGCCTAAAACAGCGTTTATTCGGAGTAAATATTGACATATCATACTGCGCGTGACTTGCTGTGTTGACGCCTTTGAATTCTTGACAGAACTTTTATACACAGTGAAACTTCTTTTcgttatttattaaaaaaaaatctagtttcTATAACAACAAAAGACGCTTTTCCAAAAAACTCTGTCATTTGAATTCAAACAATACAGTATAAGTCAAAGGAAGAACGCgaacattcatgtttgtttacaTTTCAGAAGCAGCTGTTTCTAGTGTTGTTGCTGTATAATCGCACAGTACTCTATAGGAAATATGCATGTTATTGTTTCTCTCGAAGGTCTTTTAACCACTCTGAGGGGTTAAATGTCGTGTGTGATGATTCTGAAACTTGATATTTATAATTCTGGGTAGTCATAACTTCTCATAAACAAAAAATAGACGCAGAAATGTCATTTGGCTAGTAAAGAAGAACTAATATGGGTAAAAAGCTgtctgtgtatgtatgtgtgtgtatatatgtatcatatatatatataacaccatcaaaataacattcaaagtttggttattgctgttattcttattattttgttcCTCAGAATTACTGTTTAAATCAGCTCTCAATATAGATTAGAGAAGTGGGTTTGATTTACTGTGTTTTAGCTTGTACCGGGCCTGATTATCGTCAATAATTCTTACCAATATGATCGCCAATATTATTAATCTGCActatttaaacaacaaaaaaagcattcatacattaaaatgttaatcCAGAGTTTTGtcaaaacattataatgtacaatcAACCCTAAGGATGAGCACTAGTGGTGCTTGACATAGCAAACACCAC of the Megalobrama amblycephala isolate DHTTF-2021 linkage group LG24, ASM1881202v1, whole genome shotgun sequence genome contains:
- the LOC125259976 gene encoding chemokine XC receptor 1-like; protein product: MTYEETMDPDYYTPENEYGNELCVKEEVVKVGSIIIPVFFTIVVLLSCIGNILVLVILALYESLKSLTNVFILNVALSDLLFTFGLPFWASYYIWGWTFGDGGCKAVKFLFYVGFYSSVLFLTLMTVQRYMAVVHPLSDWEKCRGFSVAPIIIWILSGAVSLLGSLYSKVIPHFNSTYCEYDSVEMKSGITYFQNAFFFIAFLIMGYCYGRMLRTITKSRTNKRHKTVRLIFCIALVFFIGWAPYNIVMFLKSLTDQNIKPFTDCTVSINLDYAYYACRMLAFSHCCLNPVFYVFVGVKFRNHLKLILQKVFQKKKNLDSGQTRLAKNQSLGSMY